In Lolium rigidum isolate FL_2022 chromosome 3, APGP_CSIRO_Lrig_0.1, whole genome shotgun sequence, the genomic window ATAGATCAGGGGAGCAGTCCACCTTTGCCACATCCCTGGCGGCTGCACTTTGGCAGCTGGTGCAAATTTTGGGACATGAAGAACGTTTCCCCACGCTTTATTTCAGTTGCACCATGATTCCATCAACCAATCACAGATGCGGCGCGCAATAGTATTTAACTGTCCTAGCCACGACCAAACCTAGCGCTCCCTGCCCCGCGCCAAACACCAACAAAAAGCCAGTCGCACGCACGGTTTCCACTGTAGCTCGAAACACCCCATTCGCCATCAGTTTGAACTTTGAACCGGCTCGCACGCTCCCAAGCACGCACGCACGCCTGGAATCTCGGGGGCAGATCAGAGTACGTCGTGTAACCCGTAGAGGGCACCACTGATCATTCCATACCACCGCGCTTTAAGCATCCTTACACGAGCGCATGCTCCACTTGCCCATCTTGCTACCACTGCTACTACTTCGTCCCCGGCCCCGGCGGCCGGCAGGCGTGCACGCCGGCGCCGAGCACAATGATCACACCCACACACCCACACACAGGACGACGGCGAGATTTACACTACATGATGGAGCATGCGTTGACGTCGTCGTCGTTGAACATGTTGCTGACGGGGTCGGAGCCGCGCTGGGGCTCGTGGAGCTTGCCGTGCTTGTCGCCGTTGTAGCCGTGGCGGTAGTAGTTGTAGCTGGGGCGGAACGACTCCTCGTCGCGGAAGTACTCCTCCTTGCAGGTGAAGTGCAGCGGCTGCTCCGGCCAGAACTCGGCCTTCTTCCCGGCGCGCCGGACCTCCTTGAGCACCCGGTGCCGCTCCACGTACCCGGTCACCGTCAccttctccatctccacctccacatGCACGCTGTCCACGCCCCGCAGCTTCGTCAGCGCGTGCTTCACCACCCGCT contains:
- the LOC124695021 gene encoding heavy metal-associated isoprenylated plant protein 30-like → MSVSSALSSFLYGCFYPIGGRHNHRAGAYYHSSHPTSADTLYYNNQGALAGRRMGRSRPLSLQTVELKVRMCCSGCERVVKHALTKLRGVDSVHVEVEMEKVTVTGYVERHRVLKEVRRAGKKAEFWPEQPLHFTCKEEYFRDEESFRPSYNYYRHGYNGDKHGKLHEPQRGSDPVSNMFNDDDVNACSIM